The Ranitomeya variabilis isolate aRanVar5 chromosome 7, aRanVar5.hap1, whole genome shotgun sequence genome includes a window with the following:
- the HNMT gene encoding histamine N-methyltransferase, whose protein sequence is METRMRSLLSDNSRYMESFRLFLKNSTEHQCMQQYIESRLPDVVASIGNGKTIINVLGVGSGSGEIDLKMFSKIQARYPGVPINTDIVEPSPEQMLSYKERVAKTPGLENINFNWHKKTSSEFELQVKKEKSERKYDFIHMIQMLYYVKDVPATLKFFRRLLAPNGKLLIILVSGKSGWSTLWKKYRSRLPLNDLCLYITAGDIAEMLSSDGAKYQGSELPSDMDISECFIDGDRNGDLLLDFLTETCEFNKNAPSALREEIIHDLKSPGCSSIKEGKTIFNNNLNALVVEGD, encoded by the exons ATGGAGACTAGGATGAGAAGCCTGCTCTCGGATAACAGCAGATACATGGAGTCTTTCCGCCTCTTCCTTAAGAATTCCACCGAGCACCAGTGCATGCAGCAGTATATAGAGAGCAGGCTGCCCGACGTCGTAGCCAG TATAGGAAACGGAAAAACCATCATCAATGTTCTTGGCGTAGGAAGTGGTTCAG GTGAAATAGACCTAAAAATGTTCTCCAAAATACAAGCGCGATATCCCGGAGTCCCCATCAATACCGACATTGTGGAGCCAAGCCCAGAGCAGATGCTCAGCTACAAGG AGCGCGTTGCCAAGACCCCGGGTCTTGAAAATATAAATTTCAACTGGCACAAAAAAACATCCTCGGAGTTTGAGCTTCAAGTGAAAAAGGAGAAGTCAGAAAGAAAATACGATTTCATCCACATGATCCAG ATGCTGTACTATGTAAAGGACGTGCCAGCAACTCTGAAGTTCTTCAGGAGACTTTTGGCACCAAATGGAAAACTCCTTATCATCCTTGTTTCTG GAAAAAGTGGATGGTCTACTCTGTGGAAGAAGTATAGGTCCCGCTTGCCCCTTAATGACCTCTGCCTGTACATCACAGCTGGCGATATTGCCGAGATGCTGAGTTCCGACGGCGCAAAGTATCAGGGTTCTGAGCTACCATCTGACATGGACATCTCAGAATGCTTCATCGATGGGGACAGGAATGGGGACTTGTTGTTGGACTTTCTAACAGAGACCTGCGAGTTTAACAAAAATGCCCCTTCGGCGCTGAGAGAGGAAATAATTCACGATCTCAAGAGCCCCGGATGCAGCTCCATAAAAGAAGGAAAGACCATTTTCAATAACAATCTTAATGCTTTGGTGGTGGAGGGCGACTAG